A stretch of Chitinophaga caeni DNA encodes these proteins:
- a CDS encoding SH3 domain-containing protein, giving the protein MKRALLFEQKTIKQIIKQRNNQQFMRQLICKGILLIFLIGTGINSFAQKPNTQALFDEANQLYQNQQFTEAAKTYQQLIDSGYQVDNLFFNAANAYLKSNQVGPAIYYYEKTLKLNPHHEAASNNLSIAEQKVENRPDELPLLFFQEWWMAFSQWHSPNGWAIASIVVAWVLAIAFILYKFFPKFRSNYLRWVIYALSVIFVAHLSMSIYMFNLATNSSSAIVIPGAATVKNAPGDSGKDLFEAHAGTKVKILDTTASYTKILMEDGKEGWIKAKDIKIL; this is encoded by the coding sequence ATGAAGAGAGCATTGTTGTTCGAGCAAAAAACAATAAAACAAATTATCAAACAAAGGAACAATCAACAATTCATGCGGCAATTGATTTGTAAAGGAATTTTATTGATATTTCTCATTGGTACAGGAATAAACAGCTTCGCACAAAAGCCTAATACACAGGCTTTGTTCGACGAGGCAAATCAATTATATCAAAATCAGCAATTTACGGAAGCGGCCAAAACATACCAGCAGTTGATCGATTCCGGGTACCAGGTTGATAACTTATTTTTCAATGCTGCCAATGCCTATTTGAAAAGCAACCAGGTAGGTCCTGCAATATATTACTATGAGAAGACCTTAAAGCTGAACCCACATCACGAAGCCGCATCTAATAATTTAAGCATAGCAGAACAAAAGGTTGAAAATCGCCCGGACGAATTACCCTTATTGTTTTTCCAGGAGTGGTGGATGGCATTCTCCCAATGGCATTCGCCAAACGGATGGGCCATTGCATCCATCGTAGTTGCGTGGGTATTAGCAATAGCTTTTATCCTGTATAAATTCTTCCCAAAATTCCGTTCCAACTATCTCCGCTGGGTGATTTATGCCTTGAGCGTAATTTTTGTAGCCCATTTGAGTATGAGCATATACATGTTCAACCTGGCTACTAATTCTTCTTCGGCAATCGTGATCCCAGGTGCTGCTACCGTAAAAAACGCCCCGGGAGATAGCGGCAAAGATCTATTCGAAGCCCATGCAGGCACCAAGGTAAAAATTCTGGATACGACAGCTAGCTATACCAAAATTTTAATGGAAGATGGAAAAGAAGGCTGGATCAAAGCCAAAGACATAAAAATCCTATAA
- a CDS encoding LytR/AlgR family response regulator transcription factor: protein MQAIIIDDEKHCRDVLQMLLNKYCPQVKVIATCADGKSGLEAIQASEPNLVFLDVEMPGMDGFEMLQACKNINFSVVFTTAYDQYAIQAIRHSAIDFLLKPIDKDELIQAVNRAQAHAQASPPNKKVDTLLQFLQQHLQPNERIALPTLDGLRMMPIKEILYCESDGGYTRIFMQQGVQDKPAVLICRTLKEVEDVLKEKGFFRVHNSYLINLSYIDKYIKGDGGEIVMSDGKSIPVSRNRKQEFLTRIERL from the coding sequence ATGCAAGCGATAATTATTGATGATGAAAAACATTGCAGGGATGTCTTGCAAATGTTGTTAAACAAGTATTGCCCGCAAGTTAAAGTAATAGCGACTTGCGCCGATGGCAAATCCGGTTTGGAGGCGATACAGGCATCGGAACCTAACCTTGTATTCCTGGATGTTGAAATGCCGGGGATGGACGGTTTCGAAATGCTACAGGCCTGTAAAAACATTAACTTCTCCGTAGTATTTACTACTGCCTACGATCAGTACGCTATCCAGGCGATCCGCCATAGCGCCATCGATTTCCTGTTGAAGCCGATCGATAAGGATGAATTAATTCAAGCTGTAAATAGGGCTCAAGCCCATGCACAAGCCAGCCCGCCCAATAAGAAAGTTGATACGCTGCTGCAATTCCTTCAACAGCACCTTCAACCTAACGAACGTATTGCCCTACCTACCCTCGACGGTTTAAGAATGATGCCTATCAAGGAAATCTTATACTGCGAATCGGATGGTGGATATACCAGGATCTTCATGCAACAGGGTGTTCAGGATAAACCTGCCGTACTCATCTGTAGAACCTTGAAAGAGGTAGAAGATGTGTTGAAGGAGAAAGGCTTTTTTAGAGTGCATAATAGCTACCTGATCAACCTTTCTTATATCGATAAGTATATTAAGGGCGATGGCGGTGAAATCGTTATGAGCGATGGTAAAAGTATCCCCGTTTCACGTAATAGGAAGCAAGAGTTCTTGACGCGGATCGAGCGGCTTTAA
- a CDS encoding sensor histidine kinase — protein MLISGSLIVYFVTRRAKRTRKLIEDEVQLRQRQTAMEWKAFQSQMDPHFIFNSLNAIQHFILSTSTEEASLHLARFSRLMRLTIDHCGQEWISLEDDLDALELYIQLEQLRFEGKFHYQIDIEPELETHQVKVPPFIVQPYVHDAIWKHLLVNDREPAGILKISVASQYEELVIRLEDNVEPEWMGQNIYRYRPAAKDVTHDRLNFLRERYDTSIQVDTGQLFKMDGACNGAYTVIRLPLFYNSVKMNKLGKYE, from the coding sequence GTGTTGATCAGTGGAAGTTTAATCGTCTATTTTGTAACACGCCGTGCCAAACGAACCCGGAAACTCATCGAAGACGAAGTTCAACTCCGCCAGCGGCAGACTGCCATGGAGTGGAAGGCCTTTCAATCCCAGATGGATCCACATTTTATTTTCAACAGCTTAAATGCCATTCAACATTTTATTCTCTCTACAAGTACGGAAGAAGCCTCCCTGCATTTGGCCCGCTTTTCTAGGTTAATGAGACTTACCATCGATCATTGCGGGCAGGAATGGATTTCCTTGGAAGATGACCTGGATGCCTTGGAGCTTTACATTCAGCTCGAACAGCTCCGTTTTGAAGGTAAATTCCATTATCAAATTGATATTGAACCCGAACTAGAAACCCACCAGGTAAAAGTACCCCCTTTTATTGTTCAACCCTATGTCCACGACGCCATTTGGAAACACCTTTTGGTAAACGATCGCGAACCAGCCGGGATATTGAAAATTTCAGTAGCTTCACAATATGAAGAACTAGTAATCCGGTTGGAAGATAATGTGGAGCCGGAATGGATGGGCCAAAATATCTACCGTTACCGCCCGGCTGCCAAAGATGTTACCCATGATAGGCTTAATTTTTTAAGGGAGCGCTACGACACGTCGATCCAAGTAGATACAGGCCAGCTATTTAAAATGGATGGCGCCTGTAATGGTGCCTATACAGTGATAAGGCTTCCCTTGTTTTATAATTCGGTTAAGATGAATAAATTGGGAAAATATGAGTAA
- a CDS encoding response regulator transcription factor: MKEANKATILLVEDEENLQEALKLNLELEGYEVTAVDNGTAALKAVKNEYFDLIILDIMLPEMDGIAVCENIRIQNNDVPILFLSAKNSSADRVLGLKKGGDDYMTKPFNLEELLLRVEKLIVKNKRIQDKDSVPNVYKFGNNSIDFAAQECIGKDGKRHELSKKETMLLKLLIENKGEVVTREKILQVVWGYNVYPTTRTIDNFILNFRKYFEEDSRNSRYFHSVRGVGYKFTDA, from the coding sequence ATGAAGGAAGCGAACAAAGCAACAATATTGCTGGTGGAAGATGAAGAAAATCTACAAGAAGCATTAAAGTTGAACTTGGAGCTGGAAGGATATGAAGTTACTGCTGTAGATAATGGTACTGCTGCCCTCAAAGCAGTCAAAAATGAATATTTCGATTTGATCATCCTCGATATAATGCTTCCAGAAATGGACGGTATCGCCGTATGTGAAAATATACGTATTCAAAATAATGATGTACCCATTCTCTTCCTCAGTGCAAAAAACAGCAGCGCAGACAGGGTACTTGGATTGAAGAAAGGGGGTGATGATTATATGACTAAGCCTTTCAACCTGGAGGAATTATTACTCCGCGTTGAAAAGTTGATCGTCAAGAATAAGAGAATCCAAGATAAGGATAGTGTTCCTAACGTTTATAAATTTGGCAATAACAGCATCGACTTTGCAGCGCAAGAATGCATTGGTAAGGATGGCAAACGGCATGAACTTAGCAAGAAGGAAACCATGTTGTTGAAATTGCTGATCGAAAATAAAGGGGAAGTTGTAACCCGCGAGAAGATACTGCAAGTAGTTTGGGGTTATAACGTTTACCCGACCACCCGCACTATCGACAACTTTATCCTCAATTTCCGCAAGTATTTCGAGGAAGATAGCCGCAACTCCCGTTATTTCCATTCCGTTAGAGGCGTTGGCTACAAGTTTACAGATGCTTGA
- a CDS encoding sensor histidine kinase encodes MKRVIQKIQTGKGITFVYFFLLFYIILALVWWGVLLFRQSHQIKTFEVQNLELRIDKTVTPVAYEEELYRIERDEHMRTFKFFGEGATFLGVIFFGAVLVYRAVWKQIKLGQQQQNFMMAVTHELKSPIAAAKLNLETIRKRKLDEEKQHKLLDNTIKETDRLDQLCNNILLASQFENQKAQLFKEPVNLSEIICHGLEQIKHRQSHEIKAYISPNIWIEGDKFMLNLVLSNLVENAVKYSPKCSEIIVRLFEENKLLKWQVIDGGDGIADDEKEKIFQKFYRVGNENTRKTKGTGLGLYLTKRIVTQHGGEIEAIDNPGGGTCFEISFPGFQVKHA; translated from the coding sequence ATGAAGAGAGTCATTCAAAAAATACAGACGGGTAAGGGCATTACCTTCGTCTATTTCTTCCTACTATTTTACATCATTCTTGCCTTGGTATGGTGGGGCGTTCTATTGTTCCGTCAAAGCCACCAGATCAAAACTTTCGAAGTACAAAACCTGGAACTAAGGATCGATAAAACGGTTACCCCGGTGGCTTACGAAGAAGAATTGTACCGCATAGAGCGCGATGAGCATATGCGTACGTTCAAGTTTTTCGGTGAAGGCGCTACTTTCCTGGGCGTCATCTTCTTCGGTGCCGTGCTGGTATACAGGGCCGTTTGGAAGCAGATAAAGCTCGGCCAGCAGCAACAGAACTTCATGATGGCGGTTACGCATGAATTAAAATCTCCCATTGCCGCGGCGAAGCTCAACCTGGAAACCATCCGCAAAAGAAAGTTAGATGAAGAAAAGCAGCACAAGCTGCTGGATAATACGATCAAGGAAACCGATCGCCTGGATCAACTGTGCAACAATATCCTGCTGGCATCACAATTTGAGAACCAGAAAGCACAGTTGTTTAAGGAGCCTGTAAACCTAAGCGAGATCATCTGCCATGGGCTGGAACAAATCAAGCACCGCCAATCTCATGAAATAAAGGCTTATATCAGCCCTAATATTTGGATCGAAGGTGACAAATTTATGCTGAACCTCGTATTGAGCAACCTGGTGGAAAATGCCGTGAAATATTCCCCGAAATGTTCTGAAATTATTGTTCGGCTATTCGAAGAAAACAAACTGCTGAAATGGCAGGTTATAGACGGGGGGGATGGCATAGCTGATGATGAAAAAGAGAAGATTTTCCAAAAGTTTTACCGCGTGGGCAACGAGAACACCCGCAAAACGAAGGGAACCGGGCTCGGGTTATATTTGACTAAGAGGATCGTAACACAGCATGGTGGCGAGATCGAGGCTATTGATAACCCCGGTGGCGGAACTTGCTTTGAAATTAGCTTCCCCGGTTTCCAAGTTAAACACGCTTAG
- a CDS encoding gliding motility lipoprotein GldH, whose translation MKYCLAVATLVLLFLSACQPMQMDVYEKNIEIPQHDWTYDFKPSFELDLQAADTAFYYNIYVNIRHEDAYPFSNLWMTIMTTYPDSTAQEPVRVQLPLADINGKWLGSGIDDIYEHQVLIQEKAIFNQPGKYLFTFAQKMRQNPLPHVMNVGLRVEKAAHR comes from the coding sequence ATGAAGTATTGCTTAGCAGTAGCAACGCTTGTCTTATTATTTTTGTCGGCTTGCCAGCCCATGCAGATGGATGTCTATGAGAAAAATATAGAAATCCCCCAGCATGATTGGACTTACGACTTCAAGCCTAGTTTCGAGCTGGATTTGCAAGCGGCAGATACCGCATTTTACTATAATATTTATGTGAATATACGTCATGAGGATGCCTACCCTTTCAGTAATCTTTGGATGACGATCATGACCACCTACCCTGATTCTACCGCGCAGGAGCCTGTTAGGGTTCAATTACCCTTGGCAGATATCAACGGGAAGTGGTTAGGTTCAGGCATTGACGATATCTACGAACACCAAGTTTTGATCCAGGAGAAAGCTATTTTTAACCAACCTGGAAAATATCTCTTTACCTTTGCACAAAAAATGCGGCAAAACCCTTTGCCTCATGTAATGAACGTGGGATTGAGAGTTGAGAAAGCCGCGCACCGATAG
- a CDS encoding YicC/YloC family endoribonuclease yields the protein MLKSMTGFGRAEVTQGETTFIAEIKSLNGKQFEVNLKLSPLLKPYEFDIRNIMQSVLYRGTIDATINIKQNGATRPVVINTTLARYYYDGIRKMALDLDLPQDDMLNVLMKLPEVVSPATEQISEEEWKMASDVITSAVQQLDAHRLNEGAVLETDLALRINNILEYAEKVKELDPLRKDKVRQKLDGLLAEYVGKENVDANRLEQELVFYLEKLDISEELVRLNNHCRYFKEILEGDESSKGKKLGFVLQEIGREINTTGSKANDAGIQQWVVMMKDELEKAKEQVLNVL from the coding sequence ATGCTCAAATCCATGACCGGCTTTGGCCGTGCAGAAGTGACCCAAGGAGAAACGACATTCATTGCTGAAATAAAATCGTTGAACGGGAAACAGTTCGAGGTAAATTTAAAACTTTCCCCCCTGCTGAAGCCTTACGAGTTTGATATCCGTAACATCATGCAATCGGTACTGTACCGCGGTACGATCGATGCTACGATTAACATCAAACAAAACGGCGCTACCCGCCCCGTGGTGATCAACACGACTTTAGCCCGTTACTATTACGATGGCATCCGCAAGATGGCACTGGATTTGGATCTTCCCCAAGATGATATGCTGAATGTGCTGATGAAGTTGCCGGAAGTGGTTTCTCCCGCCACCGAGCAAATCAGTGAAGAGGAATGGAAGATGGCTTCAGATGTAATTACATCGGCCGTACAACAACTCGATGCTCACCGTCTAAACGAAGGCGCCGTTTTGGAAACCGACCTGGCGCTCAGGATTAACAATATATTAGAGTACGCGGAAAAAGTGAAAGAGCTGGATCCGTTGCGTAAAGATAAAGTACGCCAAAAGCTGGATGGACTGTTGGCGGAATATGTTGGAAAAGAAAACGTGGATGCTAACCGCCTGGAGCAGGAGCTGGTATTTTACCTGGAGAAACTGGATATATCTGAAGAATTGGTGCGCTTGAACAATCATTGCCGTTATTTCAAGGAGATATTAGAAGGAGATGAATCGTCTAAAGGTAAGAAACTGGGTTTCGTGTTGCAGGAAATAGGCCGGGAAATAAATACCACCGGTTCCAAGGCTAATGATGCCGGTATCCAGCAATGGGTCGTGATGATGAAAGATGAATTGGAAAAAGCCAAGGAACAAGTTTTAAACGTGTTGTAA
- a CDS encoding pseudouridine synthase has translation MSLHYFIIYKPYQVLSQFSREGEKAVLADYFKVPKDVYPVGRLDYDSEGLLILTNDKSLNHRLLDPKFAHEREYWVQVDGAITVEALQGLDKGIDIKVDGKTHHTRPAKAKLFEEAPGVPERNPPIRFRKSIPAPWISLTLTEGKNRQVRKMTAAVGFPTLRLIRYRIGNLTLGNMQAGDIVPLTADEIKAALFNNK, from the coding sequence GTGTCGTTGCATTATTTTATTATATATAAGCCTTACCAGGTTCTTTCACAGTTTAGCCGGGAAGGAGAAAAGGCCGTATTAGCCGACTATTTTAAGGTTCCCAAGGATGTTTATCCCGTGGGAAGGCTGGATTATGACAGTGAAGGGTTATTGATTTTAACCAATGACAAGAGCTTGAATCACCGCTTATTGGATCCCAAGTTTGCCCATGAAAGGGAATATTGGGTACAGGTAGATGGTGCGATTACAGTAGAGGCATTACAAGGTTTGGATAAGGGGATTGATATAAAGGTTGACGGCAAAACACACCATACCCGTCCCGCGAAGGCAAAATTATTTGAAGAAGCGCCCGGTGTCCCGGAAAGGAATCCTCCGATCCGCTTCCGTAAAAGCATCCCGGCGCCATGGATCAGCCTAACACTTACGGAAGGCAAAAACCGCCAGGTTCGCAAGATGACCGCGGCAGTTGGCTTCCCTACTTTACGCCTGATCCGTTACAGGATCGGGAATTTGACCTTGGGCAACATGCAAGCCGGAGATATCGTACCTTTAACCGCCGATGAAATCAAGGCAGCTTTATTCAATAACAAGTAA
- a CDS encoding Crp/Fnr family transcriptional regulator produces the protein MRHSHWEDRYMSKFFDTPQCQYCNKNLGDIFADTSEQHAADIAAVKKCALYKKGQTIFHEGAQPYGIYVINTGKIKLTHSGDDGREQIIRLVRPGDLIGYKALISNQAYTATATVLEDSAVCFIPRDVFLNVLLKDNSLSLKMMRILTSELRRAEEKITNLAQKPVRERLAETLLTLKETYGLQNDQQTINVMLSREEIANLVGTATESAIRLLSEFKKEKVIDLTGKKIKILQLQQLIKMANLQD, from the coding sequence TTGCGACATTCCCATTGGGAAGACAGGTACATGAGTAAATTTTTTGATACACCACAGTGCCAATACTGTAACAAGAACTTGGGGGATATTTTTGCCGACACAAGCGAGCAACACGCAGCCGACATTGCTGCTGTGAAGAAATGCGCCTTGTACAAGAAAGGGCAAACTATTTTCCACGAAGGCGCACAACCTTACGGTATTTACGTGATTAATACCGGCAAGATCAAGTTGACCCATAGTGGCGATGATGGCCGGGAACAAATTATCCGGCTGGTTCGTCCAGGCGACTTAATCGGTTACAAAGCATTAATCAGCAACCAAGCTTATACAGCTACCGCGACGGTATTGGAAGACAGCGCCGTTTGCTTCATTCCCAGGGATGTTTTCCTGAACGTATTGCTGAAAGACAATAGCCTTTCCCTTAAAATGATGCGCATCTTAACCAGTGAGTTGAGGAGGGCGGAAGAGAAGATCACCAACTTAGCCCAAAAACCGGTACGGGAACGCCTGGCGGAAACGTTATTGACTTTAAAAGAAACTTACGGTTTGCAAAACGATCAGCAAACGATTAACGTGATGTTGTCGAGGGAAGAAATTGCCAACCTCGTCGGTACGGCAACTGAATCGGCAATCAGGTTGCTATCGGAATTTAAAAAGGAAAAAGTAATCGATCTTACCGGGAAAAAAATCAAGATACTGCAACTACAACAGCTCATCAAGATGGCTAACCTGCAAGACTAG
- a CDS encoding UDP-3-O-(3-hydroxymyristoyl)glucosamine N-acyltransferase, whose translation MKFETPIPVTEIASMIGAKLVGNADLLATGLNEIHKVEPGDISFVDFEKYYNASLNSKATIIIINKEVDCPEGKAILVLDDPFSAYVSLVKKFRPFVPSTNMISDTAVVGEGTILQPNVFIGHHVRIGKNCLIHPNVTIYDHSVIGDNVIIHAGTIIGADAFYFKKRAEREVQYDKLESCGRVVIEDNVEIGANCTVDKGVSGDTIIGRGTKLDNLIHIGHGAVIGKNCLFAAQVGIGGKAIIEDNVILWGQVGVSKDLVIGKGAIVLAQSGVPSSIEGGKTYFGTPVEDARHKKRELAWVKRIPEMWNKLNS comes from the coding sequence ATGAAGTTCGAAACACCGATCCCGGTTACCGAAATTGCTTCCATGATCGGGGCTAAATTAGTAGGTAATGCCGACTTGTTGGCAACCGGGCTAAACGAAATTCACAAAGTGGAACCAGGCGATATTTCCTTCGTGGATTTTGAAAAATATTATAACGCTTCACTTAATTCAAAAGCTACCATTATCATTATTAACAAGGAAGTAGATTGCCCCGAAGGGAAGGCGATCCTTGTTTTGGATGATCCCTTTAGCGCTTATGTGAGCTTGGTAAAAAAGTTCAGACCCTTCGTTCCCAGCACAAACATGATCAGCGATACTGCCGTGGTGGGCGAGGGTACTATCCTGCAACCCAACGTGTTTATAGGACACCATGTTAGGATCGGCAAAAACTGCCTCATCCACCCAAACGTTACAATCTACGACCATTCGGTAATCGGTGATAACGTCATTATCCATGCAGGTACTATAATCGGCGCCGACGCGTTTTACTTTAAGAAAAGGGCAGAGCGTGAAGTGCAGTATGATAAGCTGGAAAGTTGCGGTAGGGTAGTGATTGAAGACAACGTGGAGATCGGTGCAAACTGCACTGTCGATAAAGGTGTTAGTGGCGATACGATCATAGGACGGGGAACAAAACTCGATAACCTGATCCATATCGGTCACGGCGCGGTGATTGGTAAAAACTGTTTGTTCGCCGCACAAGTTGGAATCGGTGGCAAAGCGATCATCGAAGATAACGTGATCCTATGGGGGCAGGTTGGCGTTTCAAAAGACCTGGTAATAGGAAAAGGAGCAATCGTTTTAGCACAAAGCGGCGTACCTAGTTCAATCGAAGGCGGCAAAACGTACTTCGGCACCCCGGTAGAAGATGCTCGCCATAAGAAAAGGGAACTAGCTTGGGTTAAACGAATCCCCGAGATGTGGAATAAACTCAACAGTTAA
- a CDS encoding NAD-dependent epimerase/dehydratase family protein — MILVTGGTGFLGSNLLRALVQAGKPVRALYRREIPSQLDDIKDRVEWVKGDITDIFSLEDALVGIQQVYHCAAVVSFQPGAKERLFKINIEGTANVVNMCLDAGVKKLVHVSSVAALGRAKENETITEKAEWVESSSNSQYAISKYLGEMEVWRGMIEGLPAAIVNPSIILGSHYWDEGPGQFFQNAWKEFPYYTTGINGFVDVMDVVRSMMLLMNSDVTGQRFILSADNWTYKDIFTTIAQQLDKKPPHISVKPWMAALVWRMEKVKQLFTGKKPLITRETARTAQLEVFYDNTKLPKFLPGFSYTPLEATISRIASDFKQFKARQ, encoded by the coding sequence ATGATATTAGTAACTGGAGGTACCGGATTCTTGGGAAGTAACTTGTTGCGTGCACTCGTGCAGGCTGGCAAACCCGTAAGAGCATTGTACCGCCGGGAGATCCCTTCGCAACTGGATGATATTAAAGACCGGGTGGAATGGGTGAAAGGTGATATAACCGACATCTTCTCATTAGAGGATGCCCTGGTAGGAATACAGCAGGTATACCATTGTGCAGCGGTCGTTAGCTTCCAGCCGGGCGCTAAAGAGCGTTTGTTTAAGATTAACATCGAAGGAACTGCCAACGTGGTAAATATGTGCCTGGATGCAGGTGTAAAGAAGCTGGTTCATGTAAGCTCCGTAGCTGCATTGGGCAGGGCAAAAGAAAATGAAACGATTACCGAAAAGGCAGAATGGGTAGAAAGCTCCTCTAACTCGCAATACGCGATTAGCAAGTACCTCGGTGAAATGGAAGTATGGAGGGGAATGATAGAAGGTTTGCCCGCTGCAATCGTTAACCCTTCCATAATTTTAGGTAGCCATTATTGGGATGAAGGTCCCGGGCAGTTTTTTCAAAATGCTTGGAAAGAATTTCCGTATTATACTACCGGTATCAATGGCTTTGTAGATGTAATGGACGTAGTTCGATCCATGATGTTGCTCATGAATAGCGATGTAACAGGACAAAGGTTCATCCTCTCCGCCGACAACTGGACGTACAAAGATATTTTTACCACGATAGCGCAACAACTTGATAAAAAGCCTCCGCATATCTCCGTGAAACCCTGGATGGCTGCACTTGTATGGAGAATGGAAAAAGTGAAGCAGTTGTTCACAGGTAAAAAACCACTTATAACTAGAGAGACTGCAAGAACAGCACAATTAGAGGTGTTTTACGACAATACCAAGTTGCCCAAATTCTTACCCGGCTTTTCCTACACTCCCTTGGAAGCAACAATTAGCAGGATTGCTTCGGACTTTAAACAATTTAAAGCCAGGCAATGA
- a CDS encoding 3-hydroxyacyl-CoA dehydrogenase family protein produces the protein MNNQISTVAVCGAGTMGAGIAQVAAGKGFKTILYDLQDAVIEKAADKIRQQLQKLVDKGKISSDQQAQTLSNLSFTTDISSCKAEVIIEAIVENVAVKVELFSKLAAINDPGTILCSNTSSLPIKEIAAGLPQPERVVGMHFFNPAPVMKLVEVVSAEQTATEVAEKIYGLAKQFGKTPVHVKDSPGFIVNRVARHYYLEAMQVAGQGVADIASIDRLMVSLGFKMGPFELMDLIGNDVNLAVSQSLYDAFGKAERFKPGALQVEKVAAGELGRKTGKGFYDYQNR, from the coding sequence ATGAACAATCAAATTTCTACGGTTGCAGTATGCGGTGCTGGTACCATGGGAGCCGGTATAGCGCAGGTAGCTGCTGGGAAAGGGTTTAAAACCATCTTGTATGATCTTCAGGATGCCGTGATAGAAAAGGCGGCGGACAAGATCCGTCAACAATTACAAAAATTGGTGGATAAAGGAAAGATCTCCTCCGATCAACAAGCCCAAACATTATCCAACTTAAGTTTTACTACTGATATTTCATCCTGCAAAGCTGAAGTTATCATTGAAGCTATCGTGGAAAATGTTGCCGTGAAAGTGGAATTATTCTCTAAATTGGCGGCAATCAATGATCCCGGTACAATCTTATGCTCAAATACTTCATCGCTGCCCATAAAGGAAATTGCCGCCGGACTGCCGCAGCCGGAACGGGTTGTAGGGATGCACTTTTTTAACCCCGCTCCCGTAATGAAACTGGTAGAGGTGGTGAGCGCGGAACAGACGGCAACGGAAGTCGCTGAAAAAATATACGGGCTGGCGAAACAATTCGGTAAAACACCTGTACATGTGAAAGATTCCCCCGGCTTTATCGTGAACCGCGTGGCCAGGCATTATTACCTGGAGGCGATGCAAGTGGCCGGGCAAGGTGTTGCCGATATTGCAAGTATCGACCGGCTAATGGTTTCCCTCGGTTTCAAAATGGGCCCTTTCGAATTGATGGACCTGATAGGGAACGATGTTAACCTGGCTGTTTCACAATCTTTATACGATGCCTTCGGAAAAGCGGAAAGGTTTAAACCCGGGGCATTACAAGTAGAGAAGGTGGCCGCTGGAGAACTGGGCCGAAAAACAGGAAAAGGTTTTTATGATTATCAAAATCGATGA